CGCTCCGCCGACGCCGTCGTCGCGGATCGCCAGCCGGACCAGCCTATCGTCGGTGTCCACGTCGACCTCCACGGCCGAGGCGTTGGCATGCTTGGCCACGTTGGTCAGCGCCTCCGAGACGACGTAGTACGCGGTCACCTCGACCCGCTCGGGCAGCCGTGCCTCCATCCCCACCTGGAGCTGGACCGGGACCGAGCTGCGACGGGCAAGGGTTCGCAGGGCCGGCCCAAGGCCGCCCTCGGACAGGATCGCCGGATGGATCCCGCGCGACAGCTCGCGGAGGTCGCCAAGGATCTCATCAAGCTCCGAGCCGACGCCGGCCAGCTCGTGGTGGACCTCCCGCAGGTCGGGGGGGGATCGTCGTCGCGGTGGCACGCAGCCGCAGGGCCAGCGAGACCAGCCGCTGCTGGGCCCCGTCGTGCAGGTCGCGCTCCAGCCGCCGCCGGTCTCGTCGGCGGCGGCGACGACCCGAGCCCGCGACGCCGCGAGCTCTGCGCGGCTCTCGGCATTGGCGATCGCGGTGGCGACGAGCTCGGTGAAGTCCGCCATCCGCCTCTCCGTGCCGGACGGCAGCGGCTCGGCCTTGCTCGAGACGACCATCGCGCCCCAGAGGCGTCCCTCGACGACGATCGGGCTGGCGACCGAGGAGCGGAGGCCGGCTCGACGCAGCAGCTCGGCGGCGCGGCCGGACGCGTCTTCGTCGTCGTCGACCCTGGCCGAGCGACCGGTCTGCCACACCACGGTGGTGGGCCACGGCTCCTCGAGCTCCCAGGTGGTCCCGGCAGGGATCGCGTCCGCCTCCTTTCCCGCCGCCACCACGAGTTCCGCCCGGCCGCCCGGGTCGAACCGGACCATCGTCGTGACGTCGGCCCCGAGCAGCGTGCCCACTTCCTCCGCGACCTGCGCGAAGAGCTCGTCCGGGGAGATCCGGCGGGCGACGAGCGTGGCCACGCGCCGCAGCGCCGCCTGCTCGGTCGCGAGCTCCGCCAGGTCGTCGCGGTTCCGCTCCAGCGACTCCGCCATCTCGTTGAACGCCCGCTCCAGCTGCCCGATCTCCGCCACGCCGGTCGCCGGCATCCGCGTGCTGAGGTTCCCACCCGCGAGCCGGACCGCCATCTGCGCGGACCGCAGGACCGGCTGGACGATGGCGCGCGTGAGGTATCCGGCGAAGATGAGCACGAGCACCAACGAGACCGCTAGCCCCCCGACCGCGGCGACCACCGCGCGGCGAGCCGCCTCGTCGGACCGCCCCTGCTGGGCCTGAGCCAGGCGGCGCTCGGCTGCGGTGAAGGCGTCGAACTCGACCCGCATGGCATCCACCCGCCGCTTGCCGTCCGCGGTCGAGGCGACGCTGCGAGCGGCAGGGTCGCCCCGCCGGGCCGCTTCCAGGAGGGGGGCCGCGTACTGCTCGACATAGGCGCTCGCCGCCTGGGTGACCTGCCGGGCCGTGCGC
The genomic region above belongs to Actinomycetes bacterium and contains:
- a CDS encoding CHASE3 domain-containing protein translates to MSTVERPSVAAPAPAARRGGLTARMLLASGLLMLVLAATFAVLLVAVADLRAVARAARNSEEVLATANELERLVIDLETGVRGFALTREEQFLEPWHAARRSLPARAAALERLSAGNAEQARTARQVTQAASAYVEQYAAPLLEAARRGDPAARSVASTADGKRRVDAMRVEFDAFTAAERRLAQAQQGRSDEAARRAVVAAVGGLAVSLVLVLIFAGYLTRAIVQPVLRSAQMAVRLAGGNLSTRMPATGVAEIGQLERAFNEMAESLERNRDDLAELATEQAALRRVATLVARRISPDELFAQVAEEVGTLLGADVTTMVRFDPGGRAELVVAAGKEADAIPAGTTWELEEPWPTTVVWQTGRSARVDDDEDASGRAAELLRRAGLRSSVASPIVVEGRLWGAMVVSSKAEPLPSGTERRMADFTELVATAIANAESRAELAASRARVVAAADETGGGWSATCTTGPSSGWSRWPCGCVPPRRRSPPDLREVHHELAGVGSELDEILGDLRELSRGIHPAILSEGGLGPALRTLARRSSVPVQLQVGMEARLPERVEVTAYYVVSEALTNVAKHANASAVEVDVDTDDRLVRLAIRDDGVGGADPARGSGLIGLKDRVEGTGGTLRVESRPGEGTSLLVELPIDAGQSPDAS